Proteins encoded within one genomic window of Chlorobaculum sp. MV4-Y:
- the folK gene encoding 2-amino-4-hydroxy-6-hydroxymethyldihydropteridine diphosphokinase, with translation MEPVTAYIGIGSNVGDRLDYLQQAVERLAQLPGTRVSGASRVYMTEPFGDPDQERYFNAVIAVQTSLAPADLRTRCKAIEHELGRPDRYQRWSPRTIDLDILLYGDRCIESDLLVIPHAEMHHRKFVLVPLLDIANPVHPHLRHSIAELLKSCDDHSVPVRLVEKLKISPT, from the coding sequence ATGGAGCCAGTTACCGCCTATATCGGCATCGGTTCGAATGTCGGAGACCGGCTCGACTACCTTCAGCAGGCCGTTGAACGCCTTGCGCAGTTGCCAGGCACGAGGGTGAGCGGAGCCTCACGGGTGTATATGACCGAGCCGTTCGGTGATCCCGACCAGGAACGCTATTTCAATGCCGTGATTGCAGTGCAGACATCGCTCGCTCCGGCCGACCTTCGCACCCGCTGCAAGGCAATCGAGCATGAACTGGGCCGCCCAGACCGGTACCAGCGCTGGAGTCCGAGAACCATCGATCTCGATATTCTGCTCTACGGCGACCGCTGCATCGAAAGTGATCTGCTCGTTATTCCCCATGCCGAGATGCACCACCGGAAATTTGTCCTCGTACCATTGCTCGACATCGCCAATCCGGTTCACCCCCACCTGCGCCACTCCATCGCCGAGCTGCTGAAAAGCTGCGACGATCACTCGGTTCCTGTAAGGCTGGTGGAGAAATTAAAGATCAGTCCGACCTGA
- a CDS encoding ArsA family ATPase, whose product MRIIFYLGKGGVGKTTVSASTATAIARSGKRVLIMSTDVAHSLADAFGVELSSTPLEIEKNLFAMEVNVLAEIRENWTELYSYFSSILMHDGANEVVAEELAIVPGMEEMISLRYIWKAAKSGLYDSVVVDAAPTGETMRLLGMPESYGWYSEKIGGWHSKAIGFAAPLLTKFMPKKNIFKLMPEVNGHMKELHGMLQDKSITTFRVVLNPENMVIKEALRVQTYLNLFGYKLDAAVVNKVLPSNSSDPYLQSLIDQQAKYLRVIDNCFYPVPIFKAMQASKEVISTDRLYELSQELFSGRNPMEVLYSNDKTQTLEKINGKYVLSLYLPNVEVDKLAVNIKGDELLVDINNFRKSIVLPNVLVGRKTEGADFEQGTLNITFAN is encoded by the coding sequence ATGAGAATCATCTTTTATCTGGGCAAAGGCGGAGTGGGCAAGACCACCGTATCTGCTTCCACAGCGACAGCGATCGCTCGCAGTGGCAAGCGCGTGCTGATCATGAGCACCGATGTCGCCCATAGCCTGGCCGATGCGTTTGGCGTCGAGTTGAGTTCGACTCCTCTGGAGATCGAGAAAAATCTCTTTGCCATGGAGGTGAACGTTCTTGCAGAGATCCGGGAAAACTGGACCGAGCTGTACTCTTACTTCTCCTCGATTCTCATGCACGACGGCGCGAACGAAGTCGTCGCAGAGGAGCTGGCCATCGTGCCGGGTATGGAGGAGATGATCAGCCTTCGCTACATCTGGAAAGCCGCCAAGTCAGGCCTTTACGATTCGGTCGTGGTCGATGCCGCGCCGACTGGCGAAACGATGCGTCTGCTCGGTATGCCCGAGTCCTACGGCTGGTATTCTGAAAAGATCGGCGGCTGGCATTCAAAGGCGATTGGCTTCGCTGCGCCACTGCTCACCAAATTCATGCCAAAAAAGAACATTTTCAAGCTCATGCCCGAGGTCAACGGGCACATGAAGGAGCTTCACGGCATGTTGCAGGACAAGAGCATCACGACCTTCAGGGTAGTGCTCAACCCCGAGAACATGGTCATCAAGGAAGCGCTGCGCGTGCAGACCTATCTCAACCTGTTTGGTTACAAGCTCGATGCGGCGGTCGTCAACAAGGTGCTCCCTTCGAACTCCAGCGATCCGTACCTCCAGTCCCTGATCGATCAGCAGGCCAAGTATCTCCGCGTGATCGACAACTGCTTCTATCCGGTGCCGATTTTCAAGGCGATGCAGGCCTCCAAGGAGGTGATCAGCACCGACAGGCTGTATGAACTGAGCCAGGAGCTGTTCAGCGGTCGCAATCCGATGGAGGTGCTCTACTCCAACGACAAGACGCAGACGCTCGAAAAGATCAACGGCAAGTACGTGCTCAGCCTCTATCTGCCGAACGTCGAGGTGGACAAGCTCGCGGTGAACATCAAGGGCGACGAGCTGCTGGTCGATATCAACAACTTCCGCAAGAGCATCGTGCTGCCCAACGTGCTGGTAGGCCGCAAGACTGAAGGTGCCGATTTCGAGCAGGGTACGCTGAATATCACCTTCGCGAACTGA
- a CDS encoding bacteriochlorophyll c-binding family protein: MSGGGVFTDILAAAGRIFEVMVEGHWETVGMLFDSLGKGTMRINRNAYGSMGGGGSLRGSSPEVSGYAVPTKEVESKFAK; encoded by the coding sequence ATGAGTGGAGGAGGTGTCTTTACCGACATTTTAGCCGCCGCAGGCCGTATTTTCGAGGTTATGGTCGAAGGTCACTGGGAAACCGTCGGTATGCTTTTTGATTCGCTGGGCAAAGGTACCATGAGGATCAACCGCAATGCCTATGGTTCAATGGGTGGCGGTGGCAGCCTTCGTGGTTCTTCCCCCGAGGTATCCGGTTATGCCGTTCCTACCAAAGAAGTTGAATCGAAGTTTGCCAAATAA
- a CDS encoding chlorosome protein C, protein MSESYQKLRKDFKELDFTDRLTFLAESLLLTGQSAIVGGLEVAGSVVETVTGTVGSLVDASGISNILGGSGGVVGETIDRVAITVKDVSRSAGELYNDAVKNVENATSNAAKAVGDVGVSASEAVKNIAGSFQKTTGNK, encoded by the coding sequence ATGTCAGAATCGTATCAGAAACTTCGCAAGGACTTCAAGGAACTTGATTTTACCGACAGGCTGACCTTTCTTGCGGAAAGTCTGCTCCTGACCGGTCAGAGCGCCATCGTTGGCGGTCTTGAGGTGGCGGGCAGCGTTGTCGAAACGGTTACGGGAACAGTCGGTTCTTTGGTCGATGCATCTGGTATCAGCAATATTCTTGGCGGTTCGGGCGGAGTTGTTGGGGAAACCATCGATCGCGTTGCGATTACCGTGAAGGACGTGTCCCGTTCGGCTGGTGAGCTGTACAACGATGCAGTGAAAAATGTCGAAAACGCGACCAGCAACGCGGCAAAAGCGGTTGGCGATGTAGGGGTTTCGGCGTCTGAGGCAGTTAAGAACATTGCTGGCTCATTCCAGAAAACAACCGGGAACAAGTAA
- a CDS encoding TRC40/GET3/ArsA family transport-energizing ATPase, with the protein MRILTFTGKGGVGKTSVSAATAVRLSEMGHRTLVLSTDPAHSLSDSFNIQLGAEPTKIKENLHAIEVNPYVDLKQNWHSVQKYYTRVFMAQGVSGVMADEMTILPGMEELFSLLRIKRYKSAGLYDALVLDTAPTGETLRLLSLPDTLSWGMKAVKNVNKYIVRPLSKPLSKMSDKIAYYIPPEDAIESVDQVFDELEDIREILTDNVKSTVRLVMNAEKMSIKETMRALTYLNLYGFKVDMVLVNKLLDAQENSGYLEKWKGIQQKYLGEIEEGFSPLPVKKLKMYDQEIVGVKSLEVFAHDIYGDTDPSGMMYDEPPIKFVRQGDVYEVQLKLMFANPVDIDVWVTGDELFVQIGNQRKIITLPVSLTGLEPGDAVFKDKWLHIPFDLEKQGQHHRTREYNKA; encoded by the coding sequence ATGCGAATATTAACTTTCACTGGTAAGGGTGGTGTGGGCAAGACAAGCGTCTCAGCCGCCACGGCAGTTCGTCTTTCCGAAATGGGTCATCGCACCCTCGTGCTTTCCACCGATCCCGCCCACAGCCTTTCCGATTCATTCAACATTCAGCTTGGCGCCGAGCCGACCAAGATCAAGGAAAACCTTCACGCCATCGAGGTGAACCCTTATGTTGACCTCAAGCAGAACTGGCATTCTGTACAGAAGTACTACACCCGCGTTTTCATGGCCCAGGGCGTTTCCGGCGTCATGGCAGATGAAATGACGATTCTTCCTGGCATGGAGGAGCTTTTCTCTCTGCTCCGCATCAAACGTTACAAATCCGCCGGTCTCTATGATGCGCTCGTGCTCGATACGGCGCCGACCGGTGAAACCCTTCGCCTGCTCTCATTGCCCGATACTCTTTCGTGGGGCATGAAGGCGGTCAAGAACGTCAACAAATACATTGTCCGCCCGCTCAGCAAGCCGCTTTCCAAGATGTCGGACAAGATTGCCTACTACATTCCTCCGGAAGATGCCATCGAGTCGGTCGATCAGGTGTTCGACGAGCTCGAAGATATCCGCGAGATTTTGACCGACAACGTCAAGTCGACCGTCAGACTGGTGATGAATGCCGAGAAGATGTCAATCAAGGAGACCATGCGTGCGCTGACCTACCTGAATCTCTACGGTTTCAAGGTCGATATGGTGCTGGTCAACAAACTTCTCGACGCGCAGGAGAACAGCGGTTATCTCGAAAAGTGGAAAGGTATCCAGCAGAAATATCTCGGTGAGATCGAGGAGGGGTTCTCTCCGCTGCCAGTCAAAAAGCTGAAAATGTACGATCAGGAGATTGTCGGCGTGAAGTCGCTTGAGGTCTTTGCGCATGACATCTACGGCGATACCGATCCATCTGGTATGATGTATGACGAGCCGCCGATCAAGTTTGTCCGCCAAGGAGATGTGTATGAAGTTCAGCTCAAACTCATGTTCGCCAACCCTGTCGATATCGACGTGTGGGTGACCGGTGATGAGTTGTTCGTGCAGATCGGTAACCAGCGCAAGATCATCACTCTGCCGGTCAGTCTGACTGGTCTGGAGCCCGGCGATGCCGTTTTCAAGGACAAGTGGCTTCATATTCCGTTTGATCTCGAAAAGCAGGGGCAACATCACCGCACGAGGGAGTATAACAAGGCATGA
- a CDS encoding dihydroorotate dehydrogenase electron transfer subunit has product MLKTSTISDVRTRISAIRPAGADVSILSMPCPEIAATARPGNFVNIKVSAGDQPLLRRPFCIHNVQGGTIDVMVKNVGRGTSLLCEASCGESLLVLGPLGNSFGVNTGDFDSALLVSGGIGTAPMLFLEKTLAAAGIPFHHLVGGRSRSDLLTTGLSNVSTSTDDGSEGFHGNVVQLLEKHLAERTNTGRVKVFACGPNPMLKALALFCRDRAIPCELSLESIMGCGVGICYGCMIELSNADGDKESILLCREGPVINGSRFTA; this is encoded by the coding sequence ATGCTTAAAACCAGCACAATTTCCGACGTCAGAACCCGTATTTCAGCCATCAGGCCTGCTGGAGCTGACGTCTCGATCCTGTCGATGCCTTGCCCAGAAATCGCCGCTACAGCCCGGCCTGGAAACTTCGTCAACATCAAGGTCAGTGCTGGCGATCAACCCCTGCTCAGGCGTCCTTTCTGCATCCATAACGTGCAGGGCGGCACCATTGATGTCATGGTGAAAAACGTCGGCCGCGGCACGTCACTGCTTTGCGAGGCATCGTGCGGTGAAAGCCTGCTGGTGCTTGGCCCGCTCGGCAATTCGTTCGGCGTCAACACCGGTGATTTTGATTCCGCACTGTTAGTCTCCGGCGGCATCGGTACCGCTCCGATGCTCTTTCTCGAAAAAACGCTGGCCGCAGCTGGCATTCCATTCCATCACCTGGTGGGTGGCCGGAGCCGTTCCGATCTTCTGACCACCGGCCTTTCCAACGTCAGCACCTCGACCGACGACGGCTCCGAAGGATTCCACGGTAATGTGGTGCAACTGCTTGAAAAGCATCTGGCTGAACGGACAAATACCGGGCGTGTCAAGGTTTTCGCCTGCGGCCCCAACCCAATGCTCAAAGCGCTCGCCCTCTTCTGCCGTGATCGCGCCATTCCGTGCGAGCTGTCGCTCGAATCGATCATGGGTTGCGGCGTCGGTATCTGCTACGGCTGCATGATCGAACTCAGCAACGCCGACGGGGATAAGGAGAGCATTCTGCTTTGCCGCGAAGGTCCGGTCATCAACGGGAGCCGCTTTACCGCCTGA
- a CDS encoding single-stranded DNA-binding protein has protein sequence MARGLNKVMLIGHLGNDPERRETASGQSVVNFTLATSEGFKDSSGNFQERTEWHRIVAWGKLADICSQYLKKGRQVYIEGRLQTRSWDDNKTGEKKYVTEIVCTDMQMLGAKDSGGGTNDASYSQDRPSYSRPSRPEPSSGNYGASPLSGGAQEFEKDDLPF, from the coding sequence ATGGCAAGAGGTTTGAACAAAGTAATGCTGATCGGTCATCTCGGCAACGATCCCGAACGCCGCGAAACCGCATCGGGCCAGTCCGTCGTCAATTTCACCCTTGCAACCAGCGAAGGCTTCAAGGACAGCAGCGGCAACTTCCAGGAGCGCACGGAATGGCACCGGATCGTCGCATGGGGCAAGCTGGCAGACATTTGCAGCCAGTACCTCAAGAAAGGACGCCAGGTCTATATCGAAGGACGCCTGCAAACGCGCTCATGGGATGACAACAAGACTGGCGAAAAAAAATACGTCACCGAAATCGTATGCACCGATATGCAGATGCTCGGAGCGAAAGATTCCGGTGGCGGCACGAACGACGCTTCTTATTCGCAGGATCGCCCATCTTACTCGCGTCCGTCGAGGCCAGAGCCTTCGTCCGGCAATTACGGCGCAAGCCCATTATCTGGCGGAGCGCAGGAGTTCGAAAAAGACGACTTACCCTTCTGA
- the holA gene encoding DNA polymerase III subunit delta, which yields MADLKKQITSGKIAPVYFFYGPESWLKEEIETQLKAAIFPSENEAALNTLILYGPDLSLGQIVSAASEYPMFTEKKLVIVRQFDKLKKVTGKMESQRQEESLLSYLSDPPSFTVLVLDADEIEKKELEKAPYKHLKAFRHDFGAIKNADLFAAERAKEAGWEFEPDALKTFSAYIEPSSRLICQEIEKLTLYASNKRPDRRITLDDVCDCVGISRKYNVFELEKALVGKNLRQCSGIALMIMEQEGQKEGLMNIVRYLTTFFLRIWKLQAPGAQQLSLQETAAMLGMYGRQEYFAKNFIGYARQFSTTETEKAILALRDADAALKGIIPSPDDKFTLLKLMQQLFS from the coding sequence ATGGCTGACCTGAAAAAACAGATTACCTCAGGAAAAATCGCTCCCGTCTATTTTTTTTATGGTCCGGAAAGCTGGCTCAAGGAGGAGATTGAAACACAACTGAAGGCGGCCATTTTCCCCTCGGAAAATGAAGCCGCCCTCAATACGCTTATCCTGTACGGCCCCGACCTCTCACTTGGCCAGATCGTTTCAGCGGCCTCCGAATACCCGATGTTCACCGAAAAAAAGCTGGTAATCGTCCGCCAGTTCGACAAGCTGAAAAAGGTAACCGGCAAAATGGAAAGCCAGCGACAGGAGGAGTCGCTCCTGAGCTATCTTTCCGATCCACCTTCATTTACCGTGCTGGTGCTCGATGCAGACGAGATCGAAAAAAAGGAGCTTGAAAAAGCCCCGTACAAGCATCTCAAGGCGTTCCGGCATGACTTCGGAGCCATTAAAAATGCTGATCTCTTCGCCGCCGAACGGGCCAAAGAGGCCGGATGGGAGTTCGAGCCAGACGCGCTGAAAACCTTCTCGGCCTACATCGAACCATCATCCCGGCTGATCTGCCAGGAGATCGAGAAACTCACGCTCTACGCGTCAAACAAACGCCCCGACCGCCGCATCACCCTCGACGACGTCTGCGACTGCGTGGGCATTTCGCGTAAGTACAACGTTTTCGAACTTGAAAAAGCGCTGGTTGGCAAAAATCTCCGGCAATGCAGCGGCATTGCGTTGATGATTATGGAGCAGGAGGGGCAGAAAGAGGGGCTCATGAACATCGTGCGCTACCTGACCACCTTCTTCCTGCGGATATGGAAGCTCCAGGCGCCTGGCGCACAGCAGCTCTCCCTTCAGGAAACGGCGGCGATGCTCGGCATGTATGGACGCCAGGAGTATTTCGCCAAAAACTTTATCGGCTACGCCCGCCAGTTCAGCACCACCGAAACCGAAAAAGCCATTCTCGCCCTGCGTGACGCCGACGCCGCACTCAAAGGCATCATTCCCTCTCCCGACGACAAATTCACCCTGCTCAAGCTGATGCAGCAACTCTTCAGTTGA
- a CDS encoding NAD-dependent epimerase/dehydratase family protein — MDGVILVTGSTGFIGSRMVDTLVRQGQRVRVLLRPESRSASLPGYRKDVEEVRAAYGDREALGRAVSGVASIIHLAGVTKAVDEAGFAEGNVTPVENLLEAVKRHNPGLRRFLLVSSLAAMGPASSPSPGVRESDRPSPVSAYGRSKLLGEEAARRHAGSVPLTIVRPPAVYGPGDRDILEVFTMMKKGYLLSAGPGKRQRFSMIHVDDLIHGILLALDSEAAVGQDYFITSPRGYAWDEVVAAARPVLGFRRLLRINLPKPLVFGLGAVLGSVAKLTGRPALINQDKANELVQDYWVCSPEKAERELGFTAGISLEKGVAETLVWYKQQGWL; from the coding sequence ATGGATGGAGTGATTCTGGTTACAGGTTCGACCGGTTTTATCGGTTCGAGAATGGTCGATACTCTCGTTAGGCAGGGTCAGCGAGTGCGGGTACTGCTGAGACCCGAAAGCCGCAGTGCATCGCTGCCGGGATATCGCAAGGACGTAGAAGAGGTTCGCGCGGCTTATGGCGATCGGGAGGCTCTCGGCAGAGCCGTTTCTGGCGTGGCATCGATCATCCACCTTGCCGGCGTGACTAAAGCGGTCGATGAAGCCGGGTTTGCCGAGGGTAACGTGACGCCGGTCGAAAACCTGCTCGAAGCGGTGAAACGTCACAATCCGGGACTTCGTCGTTTTTTGCTGGTCTCGTCGCTTGCCGCTATGGGGCCGGCATCGTCGCCCTCGCCGGGCGTCCGGGAGAGCGACCGACCCAGCCCGGTGAGCGCCTACGGGCGCAGCAAGCTGCTCGGCGAAGAGGCGGCGCGGCGGCACGCCGGAAGCGTTCCGCTCACCATCGTCCGCCCGCCTGCCGTCTACGGGCCGGGAGATCGCGATATTCTCGAAGTCTTCACCATGATGAAAAAAGGGTATCTGCTCTCGGCAGGTCCCGGGAAACGGCAGCGCTTCAGCATGATTCATGTCGATGATCTGATTCACGGGATTTTGCTCGCGCTTGATTCGGAGGCAGCGGTTGGTCAGGACTACTTCATCACCTCGCCTCGTGGCTACGCCTGGGATGAGGTGGTTGCGGCTGCCCGTCCGGTGCTCGGCTTTAGGCGACTGCTTCGCATAAACCTGCCGAAGCCGCTGGTGTTCGGTCTGGGCGCGGTGCTCGGCAGCGTTGCGAAACTGACCGGTCGTCCGGCTCTGATCAACCAGGACAAAGCCAATGAACTGGTGCAGGATTACTGGGTATGCAGCCCGGAAAAAGCGGAGCGGGAACTCGGGTTTACCGCGGGCATTTCACTGGAAAAGGGTGTTGCTGAAACGTTGGTATGGTACAAGCAACAGGGGTGGCTGTAG
- a CDS encoding aminotransferase class I/II-fold pyridoxal phosphate-dependent enzyme, with translation MEKTKDIFKKCVDFTLADEVKALGVYPFFHPIDDSEGPVVSFEGRKFVMAGSNNYLGLTNDPSVKQASIDAIKKYGTSCSGSRYMTGTVRLHIELEEQLADFFEKERCLLFSTGYQTGQGIIPTIVQRGEYIVADRDNHASLVAASIMAIGGGANQVRYRHNDMADLERVLKNIPENAGRLIVSDGVFSVSGEIVDLPQLVALAKKYNARIVIDDAHAAGVIGKGGRGTPSEFGLVDEVDLIMGTFSKTFGSLGGYVVGERSVINYIKHNASSLIFSASPTPASVAAVLATLKIIREQPQLTERLIANTDYVRQGLLKAGFTLMPSRTAIVTVLIADQMKTLVFWKKLFDAGVYVNAFIRPGVMPGHEALRTSFMATHEKEHLDKVITEFATIGRELGVI, from the coding sequence GTGGAAAAAACGAAAGATATATTCAAAAAGTGTGTGGATTTCACCCTTGCCGACGAAGTCAAAGCACTGGGAGTATATCCTTTTTTCCACCCTATAGATGACTCTGAAGGACCGGTAGTCTCTTTCGAAGGCCGAAAATTCGTGATGGCCGGCTCGAACAACTATCTTGGCCTGACCAACGATCCGAGCGTCAAGCAGGCATCAATCGACGCCATCAAGAAATACGGCACAAGCTGTTCCGGTTCGCGCTACATGACCGGCACCGTCAGGCTCCATATCGAACTTGAAGAGCAGCTTGCCGACTTTTTCGAAAAAGAGCGCTGCCTGCTTTTCAGCACCGGCTACCAGACCGGCCAGGGCATCATTCCAACCATCGTGCAGCGCGGCGAGTACATCGTCGCTGACCGCGACAATCATGCGAGCCTAGTAGCGGCATCGATCATGGCGATAGGCGGTGGCGCAAACCAGGTTCGCTACAGGCACAACGATATGGCTGACCTCGAGCGGGTGCTCAAGAACATTCCCGAAAACGCGGGCAGACTGATCGTCTCGGACGGCGTTTTCTCTGTCTCCGGCGAAATCGTCGATCTGCCGCAGCTTGTCGCTCTTGCAAAAAAATACAATGCCCGGATCGTCATCGACGACGCTCACGCCGCTGGCGTCATCGGCAAGGGCGGTCGTGGCACGCCATCCGAATTCGGACTGGTTGACGAAGTTGATCTCATCATGGGCACCTTCTCCAAAACCTTCGGCTCGCTTGGAGGTTACGTTGTCGGTGAGCGCTCGGTGATCAACTACATCAAACACAATGCGTCATCGCTCATCTTCAGCGCCTCGCCGACGCCAGCCAGCGTGGCTGCCGTACTGGCAACACTGAAAATCATCAGGGAACAACCGCAACTGACCGAGCGCCTGATTGCCAATACCGACTACGTCCGCCAGGGACTGCTGAAAGCCGGATTCACGCTTATGCCATCTCGTACGGCGATCGTGACCGTACTGATTGCCGACCAGATGAAAACCCTCGTTTTCTGGAAAAAGCTCTTCGATGCCGGAGTCTATGTCAACGCCTTCATCCGTCCGGGAGTCATGCCCGGTCACGAAGCGCTCAGAACCAGCTTCATGGCCACCCATGAAAAAGAGCACCTCGACAAAGTCATCACCGAATTTGCAACCATAGGACGGGAACTCGGCGTGATATAA